In Desulfomicrobium apsheronum, a single window of DNA contains:
- a CDS encoding YceI family protein: MRFFLKMVLFTLFCILGPGVLLAGEKAAGQWDIDMEHSSVGFRIRHIVGYVPGVFSRFSGQVEYDAARPEKSQFYFLIDSSSVHTGVPARDDHLRSPDFLDVEKSPRMIFASRKVVPEEGGVLVVIGDLTIRDVTAEVRVPLQVLGIVPHPITDQMPGTRVLGLHAEFSINRLDFHVGSAEWTRMGVMGETIDLTIDMELLQR; encoded by the coding sequence ATGCGATTTTTTTTGAAGATGGTTCTTTTCACGCTTTTTTGTATTCTGGGACCCGGAGTGCTCTTGGCCGGCGAGAAGGCTGCCGGGCAATGGGATATCGATATGGAGCATTCTTCCGTGGGCTTCCGGATTCGTCATATCGTGGGCTATGTGCCCGGCGTCTTCAGCCGGTTTTCCGGCCAGGTCGAGTATGATGCCGCGCGGCCCGAGAAAAGCCAGTTCTATTTTTTGATCGACAGTTCAAGCGTTCATACCGGCGTACCCGCTCGTGACGATCATCTGCGCAGTCCGGATTTTCTGGACGTGGAGAAATCGCCCCGGATGATTTTCGCTTCCAGAAAAGTTGTCCCCGAAGAAGGCGGCGTCCTCGTCGTCATCGGAGACTTGACCATTCGCGACGTGACCGCCGAGGTCAGGGTTCCGCTACAGGTGCTCGGCATCGTCCCGCATCCTATCACGGACCAGATGCCCGGCACCAGGGTGCTCGGCCTGCATGCAGAGTTTTCCATAAACCGTCTGGATTTCCACGTGGGCTCCGCAGAATGGACACGGATGGGAGTCATGGGCGAAACCATTGACCTGACTATCGACATGGAGCTGCTGCAACGCTAG
- a CDS encoding deoxyribonuclease IV gives MLNIGCHLSSSKGFLAMGRTAIEIGASTFQFFTRNPRGGKAKDIDPADVAVFRALAAEHGLGPFLAHAPYTLNPCSADAKVRNFALETMRDDLARMEHLPGNMYNFHPGSHVGQGVDEGIRLIAAQLGVVLTSQTTTLVLLETMSGKGSEVGSTFEELREIMDRARMPEKIGVCLDTCHVHDAGYDIVGDLDGVLAEFDRVVGLENLHAIHLNDSLNPRGSRKDRHARIGEGHIGLAAFGRIVNHPRLRNLPFYLETPNELPGYAEEIRLLRGMWHERSADQAVTRKAF, from the coding sequence ATGCTCAATATCGGATGTCATCTTTCCTCTTCCAAGGGCTTTTTGGCCATGGGACGCACGGCCATTGAAATCGGTGCGAGCACGTTCCAGTTCTTCACCCGCAATCCGCGCGGCGGGAAGGCCAAGGATATCGACCCGGCGGATGTGGCCGTGTTCAGGGCGTTGGCCGCAGAGCATGGACTTGGTCCCTTCCTGGCTCACGCGCCGTACACGCTGAATCCGTGCTCGGCCGACGCCAAGGTCAGGAACTTTGCCCTGGAGACGATGCGGGACGATTTGGCGCGCATGGAACATCTTCCCGGAAACATGTACAATTTTCATCCTGGCAGCCATGTGGGGCAAGGGGTGGACGAGGGAATACGGCTCATCGCGGCGCAACTGGGCGTCGTGCTCACGTCGCAAACGACGACCTTGGTCCTGCTTGAAACCATGTCCGGCAAAGGCAGCGAGGTTGGGAGCACTTTCGAGGAATTGCGGGAAATCATGGACCGTGCGCGGATGCCGGAAAAGATCGGGGTCTGTCTGGACACATGCCATGTTCATGATGCGGGATACGATATCGTAGGAGACCTGGACGGCGTGCTGGCCGAATTCGATCGAGTCGTCGGTCTTGAAAATCTGCATGCGATTCACTTGAACGACAGTCTGAATCCCAGGGGCAGCCGCAAGGATCGTCACGCCCGGATCGGCGAGGGGCATATCGGGCTGGCGGCATTCGGACGCATCGTCAACCATCCGCGCTTGCGGAACCTGCCGTTTTATCTGGAAACGCCAAACGAGCTGCCGGGGTATGCCGAAGAGATCCGGCTGCTACGCGGGATGTGGCACGAACGATCCGCCGACCAGGCCGTGACGCGAAAAGCGTTTTGA
- a CDS encoding hybrid sensor histidine kinase/response regulator, giving the protein MIGKKRSKILIVDDTEVNIDILVEFLGDIYDVSTASDGFTALESVAATPPDLILLDIMMPGLDGFGVCEKLKGDAATSDIPIIFVTTLSDITTESQGFDLGAADFITKPFSSAVVRARVKNHLALREAARFKADVEQITRHDLKSPLNTVIDLPKRMLLSENLSDRLRDMLQRIEDAGRTLLAMNNLASVLFKMEQETYTLTRAKMDLTAVTRMVLSALEDTARMRDIKLQLVVNGADIPAPIHFMGEELLCHSMIWNIVDWAVEASPREDIVLVSVESTSPSMIRIDITGRTEAPLELRDIFFEKYAGDKKHGTGLKTYSARLIARTHGGDAIVSSKDDKIVISIFLPT; this is encoded by the coding sequence ATGATCGGAAAGAAACGTTCCAAAATCCTGATTGTCGACGACACTGAAGTGAACATCGACATTCTGGTGGAATTTCTCGGCGACATATATGATGTCAGCACGGCATCCGATGGCTTCACGGCCCTGGAAAGTGTCGCCGCCACCCCCCCAGACCTCATTCTGCTCGACATCATGATGCCCGGACTGGATGGCTTTGGAGTTTGCGAGAAGCTCAAGGGCGATGCGGCAACGTCAGACATTCCGATCATCTTCGTGACCACCCTTTCCGACATCACCACCGAATCCCAGGGATTTGACCTCGGCGCCGCCGACTTCATCACCAAGCCCTTCAGCAGCGCGGTGGTCAGGGCCAGGGTCAAGAATCACCTCGCCCTGCGCGAAGCTGCCCGGTTCAAGGCAGATGTGGAGCAAATCACGCGGCATGACCTCAAGTCCCCCCTGAACACGGTCATCGACCTACCGAAGCGCATGCTCTTGAGCGAAAATCTTTCCGACCGCCTGCGCGACATGCTGCAGCGCATCGAGGACGCCGGGCGCACGCTCCTGGCCATGAACAATCTCGCCTCCGTGCTCTTCAAGATGGAGCAGGAAACCTACACCCTGACTCGCGCGAAAATGGACCTGACCGCCGTGACGCGCATGGTCCTCTCGGCTCTCGAAGATACCGCCCGGATGCGAGACATCAAGCTGCAACTGGTCGTCAACGGCGCTGACATCCCCGCCCCGATTCATTTCATGGGCGAGGAACTGCTCTGCCACTCCATGATCTGGAACATCGTCGATTGGGCCGTGGAAGCTTCCCCGCGAGAGGACATCGTTCTGGTGTCCGTTGAATCCACATCACCGAGCATGATTCGGATCGACATCACCGGCAGGACAGAAGCGCCCCTGGAACTTCGGGATATCTTCTTTGAAAAATACGCGGGCGACAAAAAACACGGAACCGGGCTCAAAACATATTCAGCTCGGCTTATCGCAAGGACGCACGGCGGGGACGCCATCGTGAGCAGCAAGGACGACAAGATCGTGATCAGCATTTTCTTGCCCACATGA
- a CDS encoding ATP-binding cassette domain-containing protein, giving the protein MDSLEIHLRHVDVDLGTARILHDLNLTIGGREHFAVLGDNGAGKTTLLRLLVGELWPSQRSSGQRIYRLFGEESSSPIGVRPHVRLVTPAMADWYLRHDLRVPVWEIICAGLHNTPFLYHEPAESEREKARALGLEMGLGLVLDRPMRAVSTGQAKRALLARALIASPKLLAVDELTQGLDRQGQLKLLDALNRIAATGRTRLLVSGHGLLPVPEEVRGRIYIEHGRLVDRPSQVRPGALELPQGQAASSRSGAVVELESCTVVMEGRAAVDNLSWTVNTGECWGVLGHNGGGKSTLLQLVTGYRRPWPGGEARWFGRSGLTRMAQIRGRIGILAPWIGERIEPKATCRDVLLSGLCDGLGVHRGLSETQVSQTRELARAWGMEDWLDRPLGSLSYGQARQVMLGRAVVHGPDFLVLDEPFSGLDASWQARMVELLRHWAEQGRTLVLATHSPEYMDELLTHGLILDQGRLVAATEWSALRQTPAFAALFESAERSAGGS; this is encoded by the coding sequence ATGGACAGTCTTGAGATTCATCTTCGGCACGTCGATGTGGATTTGGGCACAGCCCGCATCCTGCACGACCTGAACCTGACCATTGGTGGTCGCGAACATTTCGCCGTTCTCGGCGACAACGGGGCAGGCAAGACCACCTTGCTGCGCCTGCTGGTCGGCGAGCTGTGGCCTTCGCAGCGAAGCTCCGGCCAGCGCATCTACCGCCTTTTCGGGGAAGAATCGTCCTCGCCCATCGGCGTGCGTCCGCATGTGCGCCTGGTCACGCCTGCCATGGCGGACTGGTATCTGCGCCATGACCTGCGCGTGCCGGTCTGGGAAATCATCTGCGCCGGACTGCACAACACCCCCTTTCTCTATCATGAGCCAGCCGAGTCAGAACGCGAAAAAGCGCGCGCCCTGGGCCTTGAAATGGGCCTGGGGCTGGTCCTTGATCGGCCCATGCGGGCGGTGTCCACGGGGCAGGCCAAACGCGCGCTTCTGGCCCGCGCGCTCATCGCCTCTCCAAAACTGCTCGCCGTCGATGAGCTGACCCAGGGGCTGGACCGGCAAGGGCAGCTGAAGCTGCTCGACGCGCTGAACCGCATCGCGGCCACGGGCCGCACCCGCCTTCTGGTCAGCGGTCACGGACTGTTGCCGGTGCCCGAAGAGGTCCGGGGGCGGATATATATTGAGCACGGACGTCTGGTGGATCGGCCATCGCAGGTACGACCTGGCGCCCTGGAACTGCCGCAGGGACAGGCCGCCTCGTCCCGGTCAGGCGCAGTGGTTGAGCTTGAATCCTGCACTGTGGTCATGGAAGGCCGCGCTGCCGTGGACAACCTGAGCTGGACGGTCAACACCGGTGAATGCTGGGGCGTGCTCGGGCACAACGGCGGTGGCAAGTCGACTCTGCTGCAGCTTGTCACCGGATATCGAAGGCCCTGGCCGGGAGGCGAGGCGAGATGGTTCGGGCGTTCGGGGCTCACACGCATGGCACAGATCCGGGGCCGCATAGGCATTCTGGCTCCCTGGATAGGGGAGCGCATCGAGCCCAAAGCCACCTGTCGCGACGTGCTTCTTTCGGGCCTGTGCGACGGCCTTGGTGTGCATCGCGGTCTTTCCGAGACGCAAGTCAGCCAAACGCGGGAGCTGGCCCGAGCCTGGGGCATGGAGGACTGGCTGGACCGGCCCCTTGGGTCGCTTTCCTACGGCCAGGCGCGGCAGGTCATGCTGGGTCGAGCCGTTGTGCATGGCCCGGATTTCTTGGTCCTGGACGAACCTTTTTCCGGCCTCGACGCCTCCTGGCAGGCGCGCATGGTCGAACTGCTTCGGCATTGGGCCGAGCAGGGGCGCACCCTGGTGCTGGCCACCCACTCTCCGGAATACATGGACGAGCTGCTGACTCACGGACTCATCCTTGACCAGGGACGGCTTGTGGCCGCCACGGAATGGTCCGCATTGCGGCAGACTCCCGCCTTTGCCGCTCTTTTCGAAAGTGCGGAGCGGTCGGCAGGCGGATCATGA